Proteins encoded in a region of the Equus asinus isolate D_3611 breed Donkey chromosome X, EquAss-T2T_v2, whole genome shotgun sequence genome:
- the ATP2B3 gene encoding plasma membrane calcium-transporting ATPase 3 isoform X7 — MGDMANSSIEFHPKPQQQREAPHAGGFGCTLAELRSLMELRGAEALQKVQEAYGDVSGLCRRLKTSPTEGLADNASDLEKRRQIYGQNFIPPKQPKTFLQLVWEALQDVTLIILEVAAIVSLGLSFYAPPGEESEACGNVSAGAEDEGEAEAGWIEGAAILLSVVCVVLVTAFNDWSKEKQFRGLQSRIEQEQKFTVIRNGQLLQVPVAALVVGDIAQVKYGDLLPADGVLIQGNDLKIDESSLTGESDHVRKSADKDPMLLSGTHVMEGSGRMVVTAVGVNSQTGIIFTLLGAGGEEEEKKDKKGKQQDGAMESSQTKAKKQDGAVAMEMQPLKSAEGGEMEEREKKKATVPKKEKSVLQGKLTKLAVQIGKAGLVMSAITVIILVLYFVIETFVVDGRVWLAECTPVYVQYFVKFFIIGVTVLVVAVPEGLPLAVTISLAYSVKKMMRDNNLVRHLDACETMGNATAICSDKTGTLTTNRMTVVQSYLGDTHYKEIPAPSALTPKILDLLVHAISINSAYTTKILPPEKEGALPRQVGNKTECALLGFVLDLKRDFQPVREQIPEDKLYKVYTFNSVRKSMSTVIRTPDGGFRLFSKGASEILLKKCTNILNSNGELRSFRPRDRDDMVKKIIEPMACDGLRTICIAYRDFSAAQEPDWDNENEVVGDLTCIAVVGIEDPVRPEVPEAIRKCQRAGITVRMVTGDNINTARAIAAKCGIIQPGEDFLCLEGKEFNRRIRNEKGEIEQERLDKVWPKLRVLARSSPTDKHTLVKGIIDSTTGEQRQVVAVTGDGTNDGPALKKADVGFAMGIAGTDVAKEASDIILTDDNFTSIVKAVMWGRNVYDSISKFLQFQLTVNVVAVIVAFTGACITQDSPLKAVQMLWVNLIMDTFASLALATEPPTESLLLRKPYGRDKPLISRTMMKNILGHAVYQLTIIFTLLFVGELFFDIDSGRNAPLHSPPSEHYTIIFNTFVMMQLFNEVNARKIHGERNVFHGIFSNPIFCAIVLGTFAIQIVIVQFGGKPFSCSPLSTEQWLWCLFVGVGELVWGQVIATIPTSQLKCLKEAGHGPGKDEMADEELAEGEEEIDHAERELRRGQILWFRGLNRIQTQVCWGGKKG, encoded by the exons GTCTGGCCGACAATGCCAGTGACTTGGAGAAGCGCAGGCAGATCTACGGGCAGAACTTCATCCCTCCCAAGCAGCCCAAGACCTTCCTGCAGCTGGTGTGGGAGGCCCTGCAGGACGTGACCCTCATCATCCTAGAGGTGGCTGCCATCGTCTCCCTGGGCCTCTCGTTCTATGCGCCACCCGGAGAGGAGAGTGAGG CGTGCGGGAATGTGTCAGCCGGGGCAGAAGATGAAGGCGAGGCTGAGGCTGGTTGGATCGAGGGGGCCGCCATCCTGCTGTCTGTAGTCTGCGTGGTGCTGGTCACAGCTTTCAATGACTGGAGCAAGGAGAAGCAGTTCCGGGGCCTGCAGAGCCGCATCGAGCAGGAGCAGAAGTTCACAGTCATCCGCAATGGGCAGCTCCTCCAGGTCCCTGTGGCCGCACTGGTGGTGGGCGACATCGCCCAGGTCAAGTATG GAGACCTGCTGCCTGCCGACGGCGTGCTCATCCAGGGCAACGACCTCAAGATCGATGAGAGCTCCCTGACTGGCGAGTCGGACCACGTGCGCAAGTCAGCCGACAAAGACCCCATGCTGCTCTCAG GTACTCACGTCATGGAAGGTTCCGGAAGAATGGTGGTGACGGCCGTCGGTGTGAACTCCCAGACAGGCATCATCTTCACCTTGCTCGGAGCAggcggagaggaggaggagaagaaggataAGAAGG GCAAGCAGCAGGATGGGGCGATGGAGAGTAGCCAGACCAAAG CTAAGAAGCAGGATGGGGCGGTTGCCATGGAAATGCAGCCTCTGAAGAGCGCGGAGGGCGGGGAGATGGAAGAGCGGGAGAAGAAGAAAGCCACCGTGCCCAAGAAGGAGAAATCCGTCCTTCAGGGCAAGCTCACCAAACTGGCTGTGCAGATCGGGAAAGCAG ggctggtgaTGTCTGCCATCACCGTCATCATCCTGGTCCTCTACTTTGTGATTGAGACCTTCGTCGTCGACGGCCGGGTGTGGCTGGCGGAGTGCACGCCGGTCTATGTGCAGTACTTCGTGAAGTTCTTCATCATCGGTGTCACTGTGCTGGTCGTGGCTGTCCCGGAGGGCCTCCCTCTTGCTGTCACCATCTCCTTAGCTTACTCTGtcaag aaaatgatGAGGGACAACAACCTGGTCCGCCACCTGGACGCCTGCGAGACCATGGGCAATGCCACGGCCATCTGCTCGGACAAGACGGGCACACTCACCACCAACCGTATGACCGTGGTCCAGTCCTACCTCGGGGACACTCACTACAAGGAGATTCCAGCCCCCAGCGCCCTGACACCCAAGATCCTCGACCTCCTGGTCCACGCCATCTCCATCAACAGTGCCTACACCACCAAAATACTA CCTCCAGAGAAGGAAGGGGCTCTCCCACGCCAAGTGGGCAACAAGACGGAGTGTGCCCTGCTGGGCTTCGTCCTGGACCTGAAGCGGGACTTCCAGCCTGTGCGAGAGCAGATTCCGGAAGATAAGCTTTACAAAGTGTACACCTTCAACTCAGTCCGCAAGTCCATGAGCACGGTCATCCGCACGCCCGACGGCGGCTTCCGCCTCTTCAGCAAGGGCGCCTCGGAGATCCTGCTGAAAAA GTGCACCAACATCTTAAACAGCAACGGAGAACTGCGCAGCTTCCGCCCTCGGGACCGGGACGACATGGTGAAGAAGATCATTGAGCCGATGGCTTGCGACGGCCTCCGCACCATCTGCATCGCCTACCGCGACTTCTCTGCTGCCCAGGAGCCTGACTGGGACAATGAGAATGAGGTGGTGGGCGACCTCACCTGCATAGCTGTCGTGGGCATCGAGGACCCTGTGCGACCCGAG GTCCCTGAAGCTATCCGCAAATGCCAACGTGCTGGCATTACAGTCCGCATGGTGACTGGAGACAACATCAACACGGCCCGGGCCATCGCGGCCAAGTGTGGCATCATCCAGCCAGGGGAGGACTTCCTGTGCCTGGAGGGAAAAGAATTCAACCGGCGCATCCGCAATGAGAAAGGCGAG ATAGAACAGGAGCGTCTGGACAAGGTGTGGCCCAAGCTGAGGGTCCTCGCCCGATCATCTCCCACTGACAAGCACACTCTGGTCAAAG GGATTATTGACAGCACGACTGGCGAGCAGCGACAGGTGGTGGCCGTGACGGGGGATGGCACTAACGACGGGCCAGCCCTCAAGAAAGCAGATGTGGGCTTCGCCATG GGCATCGCAGGGACTGACGTGGCCAAGGAGGCCTCGGACATCATCCTGACCGATGACAACTTCACCAGCATCGTCAAGGCGGTCATGTGGGGCCGCAACGTGTACGACAGCATCTCAAAGTTCCTGCAGTTCCAGCTGACAGTCAACGTGGTGGCCGTGATTGTGGCCTTCACGGGCGCCTGCATTACTCAG GACTCTCCTCTCAAAGCTGTGCAGATGTTGTGGGTGAACTTGATCATGGACACATTTGCCTCTCTGGCCCTGGCGACGGAGCCCCCCACCGAATCGCTGCTGCTGCGGAAGCCATACGGCCGAGACAAGCCCCTGATCTCCCGCACCATGATGAAGAACATACTAGGCCATGCGGTGTACCAGCTCACCATCATCTTCACGCTGCTCTTTGTGG GGGAGCTCTTCTTCGACATCGACAGCGGGAGGAATGCGCCCCTGCACTCGCCGCCCTCGGAGCACTACACCATCATCTTCAACACCTTCGTCATGATGCAGCTCTTCAACGAGGTCAACGCCCGCAAGATCCACGGCGAGCGCAACGTGTTCCACGGCATCTTCAGCAACCCCATCTTCTGCGCCATCGTCCTGGGCACCTTTGCAATTCAG ATTGTCATCGTCCAGTTTGGCGGGAAGCCCTTCAGCTGCTCCCCCCTGTCCACGGAGCAGTGGCTCTGGTGCCTGTTTGTTGGCGTTGGGGAGCTGGTCTGGGGACAG GTCATTGCCACCATCCCCACCAGCCAGCTCAAGTGCCTGAAGGAAGCAGGGCATGGGCCCGGGAAGGATGAGATGGCTGACGAGGAGCTGGCCGAGGGGGAGGAAGAGATCGACCATGCTGAGCGCGAGCTCCGCCGAGGCCAGATCCTCTGGTTCCGGGGCCTCAACCGGATCCAGACACAG GTGTGTTGGGGCGGAAAAAaaggttga
- the ATP2B3 gene encoding plasma membrane calcium-transporting ATPase 3 isoform X5 — protein MGDMANSSIEFHPKPQQQREAPHAGGFGCTLAELRSLMELRGAEALQKVQEAYGDVSGLCRRLKTSPTEGLADNASDLEKRRQIYGQNFIPPKQPKTFLQLVWEALQDVTLIILEVAAIVSLGLSFYAPPGEESEACGNVSAGAEDEGEAEAGWIEGAAILLSVVCVVLVTAFNDWSKEKQFRGLQSRIEQEQKFTVIRNGQLLQVPVAALVVGDIAQVKYGDLLPADGVLIQGNDLKIDESSLTGESDHVRKSADKDPMLLSGTHVMEGSGRMVVTAVGVNSQTGIIFTLLGAGGEEEEKKDKKGKQQDGAMESSQTKAKKQDGAVAMEMQPLKSAEGGEMEEREKKKATVPKKEKSVLQGKLTKLAVQIGKAGLVMSAITVIILVLYFVIETFVVDGRVWLAECTPVYVQYFVKFFIIGVTVLVVAVPEGLPLAVTISLAYSVKKMMRDNNLVRHLDACETMGNATAICSDKTGTLTTNRMTVVQSYLGDTHYKEIPAPSALTPKILDLLVHAISINSAYTTKILPPEKEGALPRQVGNKTECALLGFVLDLKRDFQPVREQIPEDKLYKVYTFNSVRKSMSTVIRTPDGGFRLFSKGASEILLKKCTNILNSNGELRSFRPRDRDDMVKKIIEPMACDGLRTICIAYRDFSAAQEPDWDNENEVVGDLTCIAVVGIEDPVRPEVPEAIRKCQRAGITVRMVTGDNINTARAIAAKCGIIQPGEDFLCLEGKEFNRRIRNEKGEIEQERLDKVWPKLRVLARSSPTDKHTLVKGIIDSTTGEQRQVVAVTGDGTNDGPALKKADVGFAMGIAGTDVAKEASDIILTDDNFTSIVKAVMWGRNVYDSISKFLQFQLTVNVVAVIVAFTGACITQDSPLKAVQMLWVNLIMDTFASLALATEPPTESLLLRKPYGRDKPLISRTMMKNILGHAVYQLTIIFTLLFVGELFFDIDSGRNAPLHSPPSEHYTIIFNTFVMMQLFNEVNARKIHGERNVFHGIFSNPIFCAIVLGTFAIQIVIVQFGGKPFSCSPLSTEQWLWCLFVGVGELVWGQVIATIPTSQLKCLKEAGHGPGKDEMADEELAEGEEEIDHAERELRRGQILWFRGLNRIQTQMEVVSTFKRSGSFQGAVRRRSSVLSQLHDVTNLSTPTHLILSAANPASAAGNPGGEGIP, from the exons GTCTGGCCGACAATGCCAGTGACTTGGAGAAGCGCAGGCAGATCTACGGGCAGAACTTCATCCCTCCCAAGCAGCCCAAGACCTTCCTGCAGCTGGTGTGGGAGGCCCTGCAGGACGTGACCCTCATCATCCTAGAGGTGGCTGCCATCGTCTCCCTGGGCCTCTCGTTCTATGCGCCACCCGGAGAGGAGAGTGAGG CGTGCGGGAATGTGTCAGCCGGGGCAGAAGATGAAGGCGAGGCTGAGGCTGGTTGGATCGAGGGGGCCGCCATCCTGCTGTCTGTAGTCTGCGTGGTGCTGGTCACAGCTTTCAATGACTGGAGCAAGGAGAAGCAGTTCCGGGGCCTGCAGAGCCGCATCGAGCAGGAGCAGAAGTTCACAGTCATCCGCAATGGGCAGCTCCTCCAGGTCCCTGTGGCCGCACTGGTGGTGGGCGACATCGCCCAGGTCAAGTATG GAGACCTGCTGCCTGCCGACGGCGTGCTCATCCAGGGCAACGACCTCAAGATCGATGAGAGCTCCCTGACTGGCGAGTCGGACCACGTGCGCAAGTCAGCCGACAAAGACCCCATGCTGCTCTCAG GTACTCACGTCATGGAAGGTTCCGGAAGAATGGTGGTGACGGCCGTCGGTGTGAACTCCCAGACAGGCATCATCTTCACCTTGCTCGGAGCAggcggagaggaggaggagaagaaggataAGAAGG GCAAGCAGCAGGATGGGGCGATGGAGAGTAGCCAGACCAAAG CTAAGAAGCAGGATGGGGCGGTTGCCATGGAAATGCAGCCTCTGAAGAGCGCGGAGGGCGGGGAGATGGAAGAGCGGGAGAAGAAGAAAGCCACCGTGCCCAAGAAGGAGAAATCCGTCCTTCAGGGCAAGCTCACCAAACTGGCTGTGCAGATCGGGAAAGCAG ggctggtgaTGTCTGCCATCACCGTCATCATCCTGGTCCTCTACTTTGTGATTGAGACCTTCGTCGTCGACGGCCGGGTGTGGCTGGCGGAGTGCACGCCGGTCTATGTGCAGTACTTCGTGAAGTTCTTCATCATCGGTGTCACTGTGCTGGTCGTGGCTGTCCCGGAGGGCCTCCCTCTTGCTGTCACCATCTCCTTAGCTTACTCTGtcaag aaaatgatGAGGGACAACAACCTGGTCCGCCACCTGGACGCCTGCGAGACCATGGGCAATGCCACGGCCATCTGCTCGGACAAGACGGGCACACTCACCACCAACCGTATGACCGTGGTCCAGTCCTACCTCGGGGACACTCACTACAAGGAGATTCCAGCCCCCAGCGCCCTGACACCCAAGATCCTCGACCTCCTGGTCCACGCCATCTCCATCAACAGTGCCTACACCACCAAAATACTA CCTCCAGAGAAGGAAGGGGCTCTCCCACGCCAAGTGGGCAACAAGACGGAGTGTGCCCTGCTGGGCTTCGTCCTGGACCTGAAGCGGGACTTCCAGCCTGTGCGAGAGCAGATTCCGGAAGATAAGCTTTACAAAGTGTACACCTTCAACTCAGTCCGCAAGTCCATGAGCACGGTCATCCGCACGCCCGACGGCGGCTTCCGCCTCTTCAGCAAGGGCGCCTCGGAGATCCTGCTGAAAAA GTGCACCAACATCTTAAACAGCAACGGAGAACTGCGCAGCTTCCGCCCTCGGGACCGGGACGACATGGTGAAGAAGATCATTGAGCCGATGGCTTGCGACGGCCTCCGCACCATCTGCATCGCCTACCGCGACTTCTCTGCTGCCCAGGAGCCTGACTGGGACAATGAGAATGAGGTGGTGGGCGACCTCACCTGCATAGCTGTCGTGGGCATCGAGGACCCTGTGCGACCCGAG GTCCCTGAAGCTATCCGCAAATGCCAACGTGCTGGCATTACAGTCCGCATGGTGACTGGAGACAACATCAACACGGCCCGGGCCATCGCGGCCAAGTGTGGCATCATCCAGCCAGGGGAGGACTTCCTGTGCCTGGAGGGAAAAGAATTCAACCGGCGCATCCGCAATGAGAAAGGCGAG ATAGAACAGGAGCGTCTGGACAAGGTGTGGCCCAAGCTGAGGGTCCTCGCCCGATCATCTCCCACTGACAAGCACACTCTGGTCAAAG GGATTATTGACAGCACGACTGGCGAGCAGCGACAGGTGGTGGCCGTGACGGGGGATGGCACTAACGACGGGCCAGCCCTCAAGAAAGCAGATGTGGGCTTCGCCATG GGCATCGCAGGGACTGACGTGGCCAAGGAGGCCTCGGACATCATCCTGACCGATGACAACTTCACCAGCATCGTCAAGGCGGTCATGTGGGGCCGCAACGTGTACGACAGCATCTCAAAGTTCCTGCAGTTCCAGCTGACAGTCAACGTGGTGGCCGTGATTGTGGCCTTCACGGGCGCCTGCATTACTCAG GACTCTCCTCTCAAAGCTGTGCAGATGTTGTGGGTGAACTTGATCATGGACACATTTGCCTCTCTGGCCCTGGCGACGGAGCCCCCCACCGAATCGCTGCTGCTGCGGAAGCCATACGGCCGAGACAAGCCCCTGATCTCCCGCACCATGATGAAGAACATACTAGGCCATGCGGTGTACCAGCTCACCATCATCTTCACGCTGCTCTTTGTGG GGGAGCTCTTCTTCGACATCGACAGCGGGAGGAATGCGCCCCTGCACTCGCCGCCCTCGGAGCACTACACCATCATCTTCAACACCTTCGTCATGATGCAGCTCTTCAACGAGGTCAACGCCCGCAAGATCCACGGCGAGCGCAACGTGTTCCACGGCATCTTCAGCAACCCCATCTTCTGCGCCATCGTCCTGGGCACCTTTGCAATTCAG ATTGTCATCGTCCAGTTTGGCGGGAAGCCCTTCAGCTGCTCCCCCCTGTCCACGGAGCAGTGGCTCTGGTGCCTGTTTGTTGGCGTTGGGGAGCTGGTCTGGGGACAG GTCATTGCCACCATCCCCACCAGCCAGCTCAAGTGCCTGAAGGAAGCAGGGCATGGGCCCGGGAAGGATGAGATGGCTGACGAGGAGCTGGCCGAGGGGGAGGAAGAGATCGACCATGCTGAGCGCGAGCTCCGCCGAGGCCAGATCCTCTGGTTCCGGGGCCTCAACCGGATCCAGACACAG ATGGAGGTAGTGAGTACCTTCAAGAGAAGCGGTTCATTTCAGGGTGCTGTGCGCCGGCGGTCTTCGGTCCTCAGCCAGCTCCATGACGTAACCAATCTTTCTACCCCTACTCACCTAATTCTCTCTGCTGCCAATCCCGCCAGTGCCGCTGGGA
- the ATP2B3 gene encoding plasma membrane calcium-transporting ATPase 3 isoform X6 yields the protein MGDMANSSIEFHPKPQQQREAPHAGGFGCTLAELRSLMELRGAEALQKVQEAYGDVSGLCRRLKTSPTEGLADNASDLEKRRQIYGQNFIPPKQPKTFLQLVWEALQDVTLIILEVAAIVSLGLSFYAPPGEESEACGNVSAGAEDEGEAEAGWIEGAAILLSVVCVVLVTAFNDWSKEKQFRGLQSRIEQEQKFTVIRNGQLLQVPVAALVVGDIAQVKYGDLLPADGVLIQGNDLKIDESSLTGESDHVRKSADKDPMLLSGTHVMEGSGRMVVTAVGVNSQTGIIFTLLGAGGEEEEKKDKKAKKQDGAVAMEMQPLKSAEGGEMEEREKKKATVPKKEKSVLQGKLTKLAVQIGKAGLVMSAITVIILVLYFVIETFVVDGRVWLAECTPVYVQYFVKFFIIGVTVLVVAVPEGLPLAVTISLAYSVKKMMRDNNLVRHLDACETMGNATAICSDKTGTLTTNRMTVVQSYLGDTHYKEIPAPSALTPKILDLLVHAISINSAYTTKILPPEKEGALPRQVGNKTECALLGFVLDLKRDFQPVREQIPEDKLYKVYTFNSVRKSMSTVIRTPDGGFRLFSKGASEILLKKCTNILNSNGELRSFRPRDRDDMVKKIIEPMACDGLRTICIAYRDFSAAQEPDWDNENEVVGDLTCIAVVGIEDPVRPEVPEAIRKCQRAGITVRMVTGDNINTARAIAAKCGIIQPGEDFLCLEGKEFNRRIRNEKGEIEQERLDKVWPKLRVLARSSPTDKHTLVKGIIDSTTGEQRQVVAVTGDGTNDGPALKKADVGFAMGIAGTDVAKEASDIILTDDNFTSIVKAVMWGRNVYDSISKFLQFQLTVNVVAVIVAFTGACITQDSPLKAVQMLWVNLIMDTFASLALATEPPTESLLLRKPYGRDKPLISRTMMKNILGHAVYQLTIIFTLLFVGELFFDIDSGRNAPLHSPPSEHYTIIFNTFVMMQLFNEVNARKIHGERNVFHGIFSNPIFCAIVLGTFAIQIVIVQFGGKPFSCSPLSTEQWLWCLFVGVGELVWGQVIATIPTSQLKCLKEAGHGPGKDEMADEELAEGEEEIDHAERELRRGQILWFRGLNRIQTQMEVVSTFKRSGSFQGAVRRRSSVLSQLHDVTNLSTPTHLILSAANPASAAGNPGGEGIP from the exons GTCTGGCCGACAATGCCAGTGACTTGGAGAAGCGCAGGCAGATCTACGGGCAGAACTTCATCCCTCCCAAGCAGCCCAAGACCTTCCTGCAGCTGGTGTGGGAGGCCCTGCAGGACGTGACCCTCATCATCCTAGAGGTGGCTGCCATCGTCTCCCTGGGCCTCTCGTTCTATGCGCCACCCGGAGAGGAGAGTGAGG CGTGCGGGAATGTGTCAGCCGGGGCAGAAGATGAAGGCGAGGCTGAGGCTGGTTGGATCGAGGGGGCCGCCATCCTGCTGTCTGTAGTCTGCGTGGTGCTGGTCACAGCTTTCAATGACTGGAGCAAGGAGAAGCAGTTCCGGGGCCTGCAGAGCCGCATCGAGCAGGAGCAGAAGTTCACAGTCATCCGCAATGGGCAGCTCCTCCAGGTCCCTGTGGCCGCACTGGTGGTGGGCGACATCGCCCAGGTCAAGTATG GAGACCTGCTGCCTGCCGACGGCGTGCTCATCCAGGGCAACGACCTCAAGATCGATGAGAGCTCCCTGACTGGCGAGTCGGACCACGTGCGCAAGTCAGCCGACAAAGACCCCATGCTGCTCTCAG GTACTCACGTCATGGAAGGTTCCGGAAGAATGGTGGTGACGGCCGTCGGTGTGAACTCCCAGACAGGCATCATCTTCACCTTGCTCGGAGCAggcggagaggaggaggagaagaaggataAGAAGG CTAAGAAGCAGGATGGGGCGGTTGCCATGGAAATGCAGCCTCTGAAGAGCGCGGAGGGCGGGGAGATGGAAGAGCGGGAGAAGAAGAAAGCCACCGTGCCCAAGAAGGAGAAATCCGTCCTTCAGGGCAAGCTCACCAAACTGGCTGTGCAGATCGGGAAAGCAG ggctggtgaTGTCTGCCATCACCGTCATCATCCTGGTCCTCTACTTTGTGATTGAGACCTTCGTCGTCGACGGCCGGGTGTGGCTGGCGGAGTGCACGCCGGTCTATGTGCAGTACTTCGTGAAGTTCTTCATCATCGGTGTCACTGTGCTGGTCGTGGCTGTCCCGGAGGGCCTCCCTCTTGCTGTCACCATCTCCTTAGCTTACTCTGtcaag aaaatgatGAGGGACAACAACCTGGTCCGCCACCTGGACGCCTGCGAGACCATGGGCAATGCCACGGCCATCTGCTCGGACAAGACGGGCACACTCACCACCAACCGTATGACCGTGGTCCAGTCCTACCTCGGGGACACTCACTACAAGGAGATTCCAGCCCCCAGCGCCCTGACACCCAAGATCCTCGACCTCCTGGTCCACGCCATCTCCATCAACAGTGCCTACACCACCAAAATACTA CCTCCAGAGAAGGAAGGGGCTCTCCCACGCCAAGTGGGCAACAAGACGGAGTGTGCCCTGCTGGGCTTCGTCCTGGACCTGAAGCGGGACTTCCAGCCTGTGCGAGAGCAGATTCCGGAAGATAAGCTTTACAAAGTGTACACCTTCAACTCAGTCCGCAAGTCCATGAGCACGGTCATCCGCACGCCCGACGGCGGCTTCCGCCTCTTCAGCAAGGGCGCCTCGGAGATCCTGCTGAAAAA GTGCACCAACATCTTAAACAGCAACGGAGAACTGCGCAGCTTCCGCCCTCGGGACCGGGACGACATGGTGAAGAAGATCATTGAGCCGATGGCTTGCGACGGCCTCCGCACCATCTGCATCGCCTACCGCGACTTCTCTGCTGCCCAGGAGCCTGACTGGGACAATGAGAATGAGGTGGTGGGCGACCTCACCTGCATAGCTGTCGTGGGCATCGAGGACCCTGTGCGACCCGAG GTCCCTGAAGCTATCCGCAAATGCCAACGTGCTGGCATTACAGTCCGCATGGTGACTGGAGACAACATCAACACGGCCCGGGCCATCGCGGCCAAGTGTGGCATCATCCAGCCAGGGGAGGACTTCCTGTGCCTGGAGGGAAAAGAATTCAACCGGCGCATCCGCAATGAGAAAGGCGAG ATAGAACAGGAGCGTCTGGACAAGGTGTGGCCCAAGCTGAGGGTCCTCGCCCGATCATCTCCCACTGACAAGCACACTCTGGTCAAAG GGATTATTGACAGCACGACTGGCGAGCAGCGACAGGTGGTGGCCGTGACGGGGGATGGCACTAACGACGGGCCAGCCCTCAAGAAAGCAGATGTGGGCTTCGCCATG GGCATCGCAGGGACTGACGTGGCCAAGGAGGCCTCGGACATCATCCTGACCGATGACAACTTCACCAGCATCGTCAAGGCGGTCATGTGGGGCCGCAACGTGTACGACAGCATCTCAAAGTTCCTGCAGTTCCAGCTGACAGTCAACGTGGTGGCCGTGATTGTGGCCTTCACGGGCGCCTGCATTACTCAG GACTCTCCTCTCAAAGCTGTGCAGATGTTGTGGGTGAACTTGATCATGGACACATTTGCCTCTCTGGCCCTGGCGACGGAGCCCCCCACCGAATCGCTGCTGCTGCGGAAGCCATACGGCCGAGACAAGCCCCTGATCTCCCGCACCATGATGAAGAACATACTAGGCCATGCGGTGTACCAGCTCACCATCATCTTCACGCTGCTCTTTGTGG GGGAGCTCTTCTTCGACATCGACAGCGGGAGGAATGCGCCCCTGCACTCGCCGCCCTCGGAGCACTACACCATCATCTTCAACACCTTCGTCATGATGCAGCTCTTCAACGAGGTCAACGCCCGCAAGATCCACGGCGAGCGCAACGTGTTCCACGGCATCTTCAGCAACCCCATCTTCTGCGCCATCGTCCTGGGCACCTTTGCAATTCAG ATTGTCATCGTCCAGTTTGGCGGGAAGCCCTTCAGCTGCTCCCCCCTGTCCACGGAGCAGTGGCTCTGGTGCCTGTTTGTTGGCGTTGGGGAGCTGGTCTGGGGACAG GTCATTGCCACCATCCCCACCAGCCAGCTCAAGTGCCTGAAGGAAGCAGGGCATGGGCCCGGGAAGGATGAGATGGCTGACGAGGAGCTGGCCGAGGGGGAGGAAGAGATCGACCATGCTGAGCGCGAGCTCCGCCGAGGCCAGATCCTCTGGTTCCGGGGCCTCAACCGGATCCAGACACAG ATGGAGGTAGTGAGTACCTTCAAGAGAAGCGGTTCATTTCAGGGTGCTGTGCGCCGGCGGTCTTCGGTCCTCAGCCAGCTCCATGACGTAACCAATCTTTCTACCCCTACTCACCTAATTCTCTCTGCTGCCAATCCCGCCAGTGCCGCTGGGA